A section of the Citrus sinensis cultivar Valencia sweet orange chromosome 8, DVS_A1.0, whole genome shotgun sequence genome encodes:
- the LOC127899342 gene encoding secreted RxLR effector protein 161-like gives MGSLMYAMVYTKPDIAFAVSVVSRFLSCSNKTHWGAIKWIMRYLRGSSTCGLLYGNSRSGVSEIVGYVDSDFAGDLDKRKSILGYMFMLNMCIVSWKATLQPIVALSSTEAEFVATIKALIKNPVFHERTKHIDVKLQFSREEAAKGTISMSKIHIDMNPADALTKVLPTIKFEFCVNLMGVLPNSN, from the exons ATGGGAAGCCTAATGTATGCAATGGTCTACACCAAACCAGATATAGCCTTTGCAGTAAGTGTGGTTAGTAGGTTTTTGAGTTGTTCTAATAAAACTCATTGGGGTGCTATTAAGTGGATTATGAGGTATCTCAGGGGCTCTTCTACATGTGGTTTGCTGTATGGGAATTCAAGAAGTGGTGTAAGTGAAATCGTGGGGTATGTAGACTCTGATTTTGCTGGTGATTTAGACAAAAGAAAGTCCATTTTAGGGTACATGTTTATGTTGAACATGTGCATAGTAAGCTGGAAAGCAACCTTGCAGCCAATCGTAGCTTTATCATCAACTGAGGCTGAATTTGTTGCAACCATAAAGGCA TTAATTAAGAATCCAGTCTTCCATGAGAGGACTAAGCATATAGACGTAAAGCTGCAGTTCAGTAGAGAGGAAGCTGCCAAAGGGACTATATCAATGTCTAAAATTCATATTGATATGAATCCAGCAGATGCACTTACCAAAGTGCTTCCCACTATAAAGTTTGAGTTCTGTGTGAACTTAATGGGTGTCTTGCCCAACTCAAACTGA